The proteins below are encoded in one region of Sedimentibacter sp. zth1:
- a CDS encoding U32 family peptidase, whose protein sequence is MLPKILAPAGNLDKLIMAVQYGADEVFFAGKSMGLRAGSKNFDSDDLEKGIDYCHKHGVNANITVNIVPHNEDLKGFEEYIKYLQKIGANAVIASDAGVIDIIKQTTPDMKIHLSTQANTTNSAAANFWYKQGVKRIVLARELSFLEIEDIMKNTPKDLEFEAFVHGAMCISYSGRCLLSSFMTGRYSNKGECAQPCRWKYNLVEEKRPNEYYPIEENDEGTFIFNSKDMCMIEYMQKFIDLGITALKIEGRMKSEYYTANAVKAYKNALLEVSKYGEKADLQYWKEELEKASYRDYTYGFYLGNPYKNGQLYTSSSYIRTYDVVAIVREYDKATQTAIVEQRNKFCEGDVLEVSGPIGRHFEIIAKDMRNKKDEKIDCAPHPQELIKMKIEQELAPYYIIRKRKEV, encoded by the coding sequence ATGTTACCAAAAATATTAGCACCGGCAGGTAATTTAGATAAATTAATAATGGCTGTTCAATATGGAGCTGACGAAGTATTTTTTGCAGGGAAATCAATGGGTTTAAGAGCAGGTTCTAAAAATTTTGATTCGGATGATTTAGAAAAAGGCATTGATTATTGCCATAAACATGGAGTAAATGCAAACATTACTGTAAATATAGTTCCACACAATGAAGATTTAAAAGGATTTGAAGAATATATAAAATATTTGCAAAAAATAGGAGCAAATGCAGTAATTGCCTCAGATGCAGGAGTTATTGATATAATTAAACAAACAACGCCTGATATGAAAATACATTTAAGCACACAAGCAAACACTACCAATTCAGCAGCAGCAAATTTTTGGTATAAACAGGGTGTAAAAAGAATTGTTTTAGCAAGAGAGCTATCATTTCTTGAAATAGAAGACATCATGAAGAATACTCCAAAAGACTTAGAATTTGAAGCTTTTGTTCATGGTGCAATGTGTATTTCATATTCTGGAAGATGTTTATTGAGCAGTTTTATGACAGGTAGATACTCTAACAAAGGAGAATGCGCTCAACCATGTCGTTGGAAATATAATTTGGTAGAAGAAAAAAGACCTAATGAGTATTATCCAATTGAAGAAAATGATGAAGGAACTTTTATTTTTAATTCAAAAGATATGTGTATGATTGAATACATGCAAAAGTTTATAGATTTAGGTATAACTGCACTTAAAATTGAAGGTAGAATGAAAAGTGAATATTATACTGCAAATGCTGTAAAGGCTTATAAAAATGCTTTGTTAGAAGTTTCTAAATATGGAGAAAAAGCGGATTTGCAATATTGGAAAGAAGAATTGGAAAAGGCTTCTTATAGAGACTATACTTATGGTTTCTATTTAGGAAATCCATATAAAAATGGACAGCTTTATACATCAAGTAGCTATATAAGAACTTATGATGTAGTTGCAATAGTTAGAGAATATGATAAGGCTACACAAACTGCTATAGTTGAGCAAAGAAATAAATTCTGCGAGGGCGATGTATTAGAAGTATCAGGACCAATAGGAAGGCATTTTGAGATTATAGCTAAAGATATGAGAAACAAAAAAGATGAGAAAATTGATTGTGCTCCACATCCACAAGAATTAATAAAAATGAAAATTGAACAAGAACTAGCTCCATATTATATTATTAGGAAAAGGAAGGAAGTATAA
- the udk gene encoding uridine kinase: MKSPLLIGITGGSGCGKTTIVNKIFAEVPEKSIAILEQDSYYKDQSHLSFEQRCKSNYDHPLAFDTDLFIKHIKNLKKGQAIDKPIYDYEIHNRRKETKIIEPKDIIIVEGLLIFYDERVRDLLDIKIFVDTDADLRLIRRIIRDVNERARTVDSVITQYINTVRPAHEQFIEPTKKYADIIVTEGGNNLVAIDLMVTKIKAIMDSNK, from the coding sequence ATGAAATCACCTTTACTTATTGGAATAACTGGGGGAAGCGGTTGTGGTAAAACAACAATAGTTAATAAGATATTTGCTGAGGTACCTGAAAAAAGCATAGCAATTTTGGAACAAGATTCATACTATAAAGACCAAAGTCATTTATCTTTTGAGCAAAGATGTAAAAGTAATTATGATCATCCTTTAGCCTTTGACACAGATTTATTTATTAAGCATATTAAAAATTTGAAAAAGGGACAAGCGATTGATAAACCTATATATGATTATGAGATACACAATAGAAGAAAAGAAACTAAAATTATAGAACCAAAAGATATAATAATAGTAGAAGGTTTGCTTATATTTTATGATGAAAGAGTAAGGGATTTATTAGATATAAAAATATTTGTAGATACAGACGCAGATTTGAGATTAATTAGAAGAATTATTAGAGATGTAAATGAGAGAGCTCGTACTGTTGATTCAGTTATAACTCAATATATTAACACTGTTAGACCAGCACATGAACAATTTATAGAGCCAACTAAAAAATATGCTGATATAATTGTGACTGAAGGTGGAAATAACTTAGTTGCGATCGATTTGATGGTAACCAAGATTAAAGCTATCATGGATAGTAATAAATAA